In Streptomyces sp. SLBN-118, the following are encoded in one genomic region:
- a CDS encoding extracellular solute-binding protein, which yields MKRKLIAAVGVAGMMIGLAACGDSDKGGDKAAGSDAKELTVWLTVDAQNNWPDLVKAADAAVVKKHPGIKIKHEYYGWPDKNAKLDAVLATDKAPDVVEMGNTEMLGYMTKGAFAEVDPKKFEQSDAWLDGLKESVTYEGKTFGVPYYAGGRVGTWRKDIATEVGVKTAPKTYAELTAALDKIQEKKGDKFSAWYQPSPDWYAAMSFVYDAGGSIAKKDGDQWKANLSSPESLKGLNTYKSILDKYMHGDKTKDESDRPVVFGQGKSATIFSAAWEGGTAAAPENDKVGKLADKLENFVMPGPNGKALPVFLGGSDLAVPVKSKAQDVAAEWINAFTGAQGQKGLLAKGNLPNNKTDLATLKNDPKTVVPATAAESNWFVPMAPGWGQVEKAQTLKTMLQEIGTGKKSVADAAKAADAAIDKVINTK from the coding sequence GTGAAGCGCAAGCTCATCGCGGCGGTAGGCGTCGCGGGCATGATGATCGGCCTGGCGGCCTGTGGCGATTCGGACAAGGGCGGGGACAAGGCTGCCGGCAGCGACGCCAAGGAACTGACCGTCTGGCTCACGGTCGACGCGCAGAACAACTGGCCGGATCTGGTGAAGGCCGCCGACGCGGCGGTCGTCAAGAAGCACCCGGGCATCAAGATCAAGCACGAGTACTACGGCTGGCCGGACAAGAACGCCAAGCTCGACGCCGTCCTCGCCACGGACAAGGCCCCGGACGTGGTCGAGATGGGCAACACCGAGATGCTCGGCTACATGACCAAGGGCGCGTTCGCCGAGGTCGACCCGAAGAAGTTCGAGCAGTCGGACGCGTGGCTGGACGGTCTCAAGGAGTCCGTCACGTACGAGGGCAAGACCTTCGGTGTCCCGTACTACGCCGGTGGTCGTGTCGGCACCTGGCGCAAGGACATCGCCACCGAGGTCGGCGTGAAGACGGCCCCGAAGACGTACGCGGAGCTCACCGCCGCGCTGGACAAGATCCAGGAGAAGAAGGGCGACAAGTTCAGCGCCTGGTACCAGCCTTCGCCCGACTGGTACGCCGCGATGTCCTTCGTGTACGACGCGGGTGGCTCCATCGCCAAGAAGGACGGCGACCAGTGGAAGGCCAACCTCTCCTCGCCCGAGTCCCTCAAGGGCCTCAACACGTACAAGTCGATCCTCGACAAGTACATGCACGGCGACAAGACGAAGGACGAGTCCGACCGTCCGGTCGTCTTCGGCCAGGGCAAGTCCGCGACCATCTTCAGCGCGGCCTGGGAGGGCGGCACCGCCGCCGCCCCGGAGAACGACAAGGTCGGCAAGCTCGCCGACAAGCTCGAGAACTTCGTGATGCCCGGCCCGAACGGCAAGGCCCTCCCGGTCTTCCTCGGCGGCTCCGACCTGGCCGTCCCGGTCAAGTCCAAGGCACAGGACGTCGCGGCCGAGTGGATCAACGCCTTCACCGGCGCCCAGGGCCAGAAGGGTCTGCTCGCCAAGGGCAACCTGCCCAACAACAAGACCGACCTGGCGACCCTGAAGAACGACCCCAAGACGGTCGTCCCGGCCACCGCCGCCGAGTCCAACTGGTTCGTGCCCATGGCGCCCGGCTGGGGCCAGGTCGAGAAGGCCCAGACCCTCAAGACCATGCTGCAGGAGATCGGCACCGGCAAGAAGTCGGTCGCGGACGCCGCGAAGGCAGCGGACGCCGCGATCGACAAGGTCATCAACACCAAGTGA
- the mctP gene encoding monocarboxylate uptake permease MctP: protein MNDGVNGVALGVFIFFFLAVTVMGFLAARWRRADSDSLDEWGLGGRSFGTWVTWFLLGGDLYTAYTFVAVPAAIYAAGAAGFFAVPYTILVYPLIFTFLPRLWSVSHKHGYVTTSDFVRGRWGSKGLSLAVAVTGILATMPYIALQLVGIQAVLDVMGVGGGEATNWFVKDLPLLIAFGVLAAYTYSSGLRAPALIAFVKDTLIYIVIAVAIIYIPVKLGGFDDIFAKAGDAFAQINPATDKPRGALAPAEAGQWGYATLALGSALALFMYPHSITATLSSRSRDVIRRNTTILPLYSLMLGLLALLGFMAIAAGVKVKNGQLAIPQLFENMFPDWFAGVAFAAIGIGALVPAAIMSIAAANLFTRNIYKDFIKPDATPAQETKVSKLVSLLVKVGSLVFVLTMDKTVAINFQLLGGIWILQTFPSLVGGLFTRWFHRWALLAGWATGMIYGTAAAYGVASPTQKHFGGSSAEIPGFGEIGYIGLTAFVLNVVVTVVLTFVLRAVKAPEGVDETSPSDYTADAGDPGVKAELPSATAGAGH, encoded by the coding sequence GTGAACGACGGCGTGAACGGCGTCGCACTCGGCGTCTTCATCTTCTTCTTCCTGGCCGTCACCGTCATGGGCTTCCTCGCCGCGCGCTGGCGCAGGGCCGACAGCGACAGCCTCGACGAATGGGGGCTGGGCGGCCGGTCGTTCGGCACCTGGGTCACCTGGTTCCTGCTCGGCGGCGACCTCTACACGGCCTACACCTTCGTCGCCGTCCCCGCGGCGATCTACGCGGCGGGCGCGGCGGGCTTCTTCGCCGTGCCGTACACGATCCTCGTCTACCCGCTGATCTTCACCTTCCTGCCACGGCTGTGGTCGGTCTCGCACAAGCACGGCTACGTCACCACCTCGGACTTCGTCCGCGGACGCTGGGGCTCGAAGGGCCTGTCGCTGGCGGTCGCCGTCACCGGCATCCTGGCGACGATGCCGTACATCGCGCTCCAACTGGTGGGCATCCAGGCCGTACTCGACGTGATGGGGGTCGGTGGCGGCGAGGCCACGAACTGGTTCGTCAAGGACCTGCCGCTGCTGATCGCCTTCGGTGTGCTCGCGGCGTACACGTACTCCTCCGGACTGCGTGCCCCGGCGCTGATCGCCTTCGTCAAGGACACGCTGATCTACATCGTCATCGCGGTGGCGATCATCTACATCCCGGTCAAGCTCGGCGGCTTCGACGACATCTTCGCGAAGGCGGGCGACGCGTTCGCGCAGATCAACCCGGCGACCGACAAGCCACGGGGCGCACTGGCACCGGCCGAGGCCGGCCAGTGGGGTTACGCCACACTGGCACTCGGGTCCGCCCTGGCGCTGTTCATGTATCCGCACTCGATCACGGCGACACTCTCCTCGCGCAGCCGTGACGTGATCCGGCGCAACACCACGATTCTGCCGCTGTATTCGCTGATGCTGGGCCTGCTGGCGCTGCTCGGCTTCATGGCGATCGCGGCGGGCGTGAAGGTGAAGAACGGTCAGCTGGCCATCCCGCAGCTGTTCGAGAACATGTTCCCCGACTGGTTCGCCGGTGTCGCCTTCGCGGCGATCGGTATCGGGGCGCTCGTGCCGGCGGCGATCATGTCGATCGCGGCGGCGAATCTGTTCACGCGCAACATCTACAAGGACTTCATCAAGCCGGACGCGACGCCCGCGCAGGAGACCAAGGTCTCCAAGCTCGTGTCGCTCCTGGTGAAGGTCGGCTCCCTGGTCTTCGTCCTGACAATGGACAAGACGGTGGCCATCAACTTCCAGCTCCTGGGCGGTATCTGGATCCTCCAGACCTTCCCCTCGCTGGTGGGCGGCCTGTTCACCCGCTGGTTCCACCGCTGGGCGCTGCTGGCCGGCTGGGCGACGGGCATGATCTACGGCACTGCGGCGGCGTACGGAGTGGCCAGCCCGACGCAGAAGCACTTCGGCGGCTCGTCCGCGGAGATCCCCGGCTTCGGCGAGATCGGGTACATCGGTCTGACGGCGTTCGTGCTGAACGTGGTGGTGACGGTGGTGCTGACGTTCGTACTGCGGGCGGTGAAGGCGCCGGAGGGTGTCGACGAGACGTCGCCGTCGGACTACACGGCGGACGCGGGGGATCCGGGCGTGAAGGCGGAACTGCCGTCGGCGACGGCGGGCGCGGGTCACTGA
- a CDS encoding glycoside hydrolase family 3 protein, translating to MTTLVRTDTLTRDALAVLQPGFVGTTAPDWLLRRIGEGLSAVGLFGRNILSSEQLAALTVQLRAERDDVLVAIDEEGGDVTRLEVRTGSSFPGNYALGTVDDTDLTRAVARELGRRLAQCGVDLNWAPSADINSNPDNPVIGVRSFGADTALTARHTVAYIEGLQAAGVAACTKHFPGHGDTNVDSHHALPRIDVGLDTLHSRELVPFRAAIAAGSKAVMSAHILLPALDPNRPATLSPQILTGLLREELGYQGLIVTDGMEMQAISAMYGIERGSVLAIAAGADAICVGGGLADEETVLRLRDALVAAVRDGELSEERLADAAARVRALADWTRRARGAGGGPGAASEVGVSPAKPGGATAPGTDVGLHAARRAVRVTAAEPFVPLTGAPYVAALTPVANIAVGDETPWGVAAELAAVLPGTTTDTYAAATDVSPLVAQVLAAAGDRRIVAVARDVHRHPWMADALDALIAARPDTVVVEMGVDRAEPRGALYIATHGAARVCGRAAAEVITGKGAGA from the coding sequence ATGACAACTCTCGTACGCACAGACACCCTGACGCGCGACGCCCTCGCCGTCCTCCAGCCGGGTTTCGTCGGAACCACAGCCCCTGACTGGCTCCTGCGCCGCATCGGCGAAGGACTCTCCGCCGTCGGTCTGTTCGGCCGCAACATCCTCTCGTCGGAACAACTGGCGGCACTTACCGTACAGTTGAGGGCCGAGCGGGACGACGTGCTCGTCGCGATCGACGAGGAGGGCGGAGACGTCACCCGCCTGGAGGTACGCACGGGCTCCTCCTTCCCCGGCAACTACGCGCTGGGCACGGTGGACGACACGGACCTCACCCGGGCAGTCGCGCGTGAACTGGGCCGCCGGCTGGCCCAATGCGGCGTGGACCTCAACTGGGCGCCGTCCGCGGACATCAACTCGAACCCGGACAACCCGGTTATCGGTGTACGGTCCTTCGGCGCCGACACCGCGCTGACAGCCCGCCACACCGTCGCGTACATCGAAGGCCTCCAGGCCGCCGGAGTCGCCGCCTGCACCAAGCACTTCCCCGGACACGGTGACACCAACGTGGACTCGCACCACGCGCTGCCCCGGATCGACGTGGGCCTCGACACATTGCACTCCCGTGAGCTGGTTCCTTTCCGCGCGGCGATCGCGGCGGGTTCCAAAGCGGTGATGAGCGCGCATATCCTGCTTCCTGCGCTCGACCCGAACCGCCCGGCGACGCTGAGCCCGCAGATCCTCACCGGTCTGCTGCGCGAAGAGCTGGGCTACCAGGGCCTGATCGTCACCGACGGGATGGAGATGCAGGCCATCTCCGCGATGTACGGGATCGAGCGCGGCTCCGTCCTCGCGATCGCTGCGGGTGCTGACGCGATCTGCGTCGGCGGCGGCCTGGCCGACGAGGAGACCGTACTGCGGCTGCGCGACGCGCTGGTCGCGGCTGTACGGGACGGCGAACTGTCCGAGGAGCGGCTGGCCGACGCGGCCGCGCGGGTGCGCGCGCTCGCCGACTGGACGCGACGGGCCAGGGGGGCAGGAGGGGGGCCGGGCGCGGCTTCAGAGGTGGGGGTCTCCCCGGCGAAGCCGGGGGGAGCGACCGCGCCCGGCACAGACGTCGGTCTTCACGCCGCACGGCGCGCCGTACGCGTGACAGCGGCGGAGCCCTTCGTTCCGCTCACCGGCGCCCCGTATGTCGCGGCCCTCACCCCCGTCGCGAACATCGCCGTGGGGGACGAGACTCCCTGGGGCGTGGCGGCCGAACTGGCCGCCGTCCTCCCGGGTACGACGACCGACACCTATGCCGCCGCGACCGATGTCTCGCCCCTGGTGGCACAGGTGCTGGCCGCTGCGGGCGACCGTAGGATCGTCGCTGTAGCGCGCGACGTCCACCGCCACCCCTGGATGGCGGACGCCCTGGACGCCCTGATCGCGGCCCGTCCCGACACGGTCGTGGTCGAGATGGGCGTCGACCGGGCCGAGCCGAGGGGGGCCCTGTACATCGCGACCCATGGCGCCGCCCGCGTCTGCGGACGGGCCGCCGCGGAGGTCATCACCGGCAAGGGCGCCGGGGCCTGA
- a CDS encoding SIS domain-containing protein: MSTKPGEIMAGEMAEQPVVLRRILEQGAPAIREVAAAVAARSPRFVLLTARGTSDNAALYAKYLLEIRLGLPCGLTSMSTTTAYGARPDLTDVLVITVSQSGGSPDLVASTKAAREAGAITLAVTNNPGSPPAAVSEFHIDILAGPEKALPATKSYTASLLALYLFVEGLRGGDGVAAKVLPDLASQVLSRQDEVRHLASRYRFAERMVITSRGYGYPTAKEAALKLMETSYIPALSYSGADLLHGPLAMVDNISPVIAVVTDGRGGEALQPVLDRLRDRGADLVVVGPAAQAEAASAGFVLPTEGVPEELQPILEILPLQRLAYEVTIARGQDPDAPRALAKVTETH, encoded by the coding sequence ATGTCCACAAAGCCGGGCGAGATCATGGCCGGCGAGATGGCGGAGCAGCCCGTGGTGCTGCGGCGCATCCTGGAACAGGGCGCGCCGGCGATCCGCGAGGTGGCGGCTGCCGTCGCGGCGCGCAGCCCGCGCTTCGTACTGCTCACCGCGCGCGGTACGTCCGACAACGCCGCGCTGTACGCGAAGTACCTGCTCGAGATCCGGCTCGGTCTGCCGTGCGGGCTGACCTCCATGTCCACGACCACGGCGTACGGCGCGCGGCCCGACCTGACGGACGTTCTGGTCATCACGGTCAGCCAGTCCGGAGGTTCGCCGGACCTGGTCGCCTCGACGAAGGCGGCCCGCGAGGCGGGCGCGATCACGTTGGCGGTCACGAACAACCCGGGCTCTCCGCCGGCGGCGGTCTCCGAGTTCCACATCGACATCCTGGCCGGTCCGGAGAAGGCGCTTCCGGCGACCAAGTCGTACACGGCGTCGCTGCTCGCGCTCTACCTGTTCGTGGAGGGCCTGAGGGGCGGTGACGGCGTGGCGGCGAAGGTCCTTCCCGACCTGGCATCGCAGGTCCTCTCCCGCCAGGACGAGGTACGGCACCTGGCCTCCCGCTACCGCTTCGCCGAGCGGATGGTGATCACGTCGCGGGGCTACGGCTACCCGACGGCGAAGGAGGCCGCGCTGAAGCTGATGGAGACGAGCTACATCCCGGCGCTCTCGTACTCCGGCGCGGACCTGCTGCACGGTCCGCTGGCGATGGTGGACAACATCTCCCCGGTCATCGCGGTGGTCACCGACGGCAGGGGCGGCGAGGCGCTCCAGCCGGTCCTGGACCGCCTGCGCGACCGCGGCGCGGACCTCGTGGTGGTGGGCCCGGCAGCTCAGGCCGAGGCGGCCTCGGCGGGCTTCGTCCTGCCGACGGAGGGCGTCCCGGAGGAGCTTCAGCCGATTCTGGAGATCCTGCCGCTGCAACGGCTGGCGTACGAGGTGACGATCGCCCGGGGCCAGGACCCCGATGCGCCGAGGGCCCTGGCAAAGGTGACGGAGACACACTGA
- a CDS encoding DUF3311 domain-containing protein, producing the protein MSEVTEVTDEKQPVITPVRVIVALCLVAPFVAMLWVGSYAKTEPTFVGMPFFYWYQMLWVLISTALTMIAYKLWQRDQRARKGGASK; encoded by the coding sequence ATGTCAGAAGTGACGGAAGTGACGGACGAGAAACAACCAGTGATCACGCCGGTGCGCGTGATCGTCGCCCTCTGCCTCGTCGCGCCGTTCGTCGCGATGCTCTGGGTGGGCTCGTACGCGAAGACCGAGCCGACGTTCGTCGGCATGCCGTTCTTCTACTGGTACCAGATGCTCTGGGTGCTCATCTCCACCGCGCTGACCATGATCGCTTACAAGCTGTGGCAGCGCGACCAGCGTGCCCGCAAGGGGGGTGCGTCGAAGTGA
- a CDS encoding carbohydrate ABC transporter permease produces MSAAETTTATVPPTRQSPPPGTGAAAPAKPGRQPARGGSGLPWLLLAPCLLVLLLVLGYPLVRLVTLSFQKFGQPQLWGFKDPESVGFGNFSKILGDSEFWTVVVRTAVFAFSAVVLTMVIGMLVALLLQRVSGWVKTLVNIALVASWGMPIIVATAIFKWLFDADYGVLNWLLSRLPGVDMIGHNWFASGPQGLAVIILLVVWGAVPFVVITLSAGLTQVPKELEEAARLDGAGAWGVFRFVTLPILKPIIVMLTTLSVIWDMGVFPQVFVMRNGHPEAEFQLLTTYSYDKAFVVNDYGTGSAIALVTVILLLGVVAVYMRQMLKIGEVE; encoded by the coding sequence ATGAGTGCCGCAGAGACAACCACCGCCACGGTGCCGCCGACGCGGCAATCGCCACCACCGGGGACCGGCGCAGCCGCCCCCGCAAAGCCCGGCAGGCAGCCGGCCAGAGGCGGGTCGGGACTGCCCTGGCTGCTGCTCGCGCCGTGCCTGCTCGTCCTTCTGCTCGTCCTCGGTTATCCGCTGGTACGGCTGGTCACGCTCTCCTTCCAGAAGTTCGGCCAGCCTCAGCTGTGGGGCTTCAAGGACCCGGAGTCGGTCGGCTTCGGAAACTTCTCCAAGATCCTCGGTGACAGCGAGTTCTGGACCGTCGTCGTGCGGACCGCCGTTTTCGCCTTCAGTGCCGTGGTGCTGACCATGGTCATCGGCATGCTGGTCGCCCTGCTGCTGCAGCGCGTCTCCGGCTGGGTGAAGACCCTGGTCAACATCGCGCTGGTGGCGAGTTGGGGCATGCCCATCATCGTCGCCACCGCGATCTTCAAGTGGCTCTTCGACGCCGACTACGGCGTACTGAACTGGCTGCTCTCCCGGCTGCCCGGGGTCGACATGATCGGCCACAACTGGTTCGCCAGCGGCCCCCAGGGCCTCGCCGTGATCATCCTGCTGGTCGTCTGGGGAGCCGTGCCTTTCGTCGTGATCACGCTCAGCGCCGGCCTCACGCAGGTGCCCAAGGAGCTCGAAGAAGCCGCCCGGCTCGACGGCGCCGGCGCCTGGGGCGTCTTCCGTTTCGTCACCCTGCCGATCCTCAAGCCCATCATCGTGATGCTGACGACGCTCTCGGTGATCTGGGACATGGGCGTGTTCCCGCAGGTCTTCGTGATGCGCAACGGACATCCCGAGGCCGAGTTCCAACTGCTCACCACGTACTCGTACGACAAGGCCTTCGTCGTCAACGACTACGGAACCGGCTCGGCGATCGCGCTCGTCACGGTGATCCTGCTGCTCGGTGTGGTCGCGGTCTACATGCGCCAGATGCTCAAGATCGGAGAGGTGGAGTGA
- a CDS encoding GntR family transcriptional regulator: protein MTTDGGGTEAEGGAVARTARVPKYYRLKRHLLDMTETLPPGTPVPPERTLAAEFDTSRTTVRQALQELVVEGRLERIQGKGTFVAKPKVSQALQLTSYTEDMRAQGLEPTSQLLDIGYVTADDTLAGLLDISTGGRVLRIERLRLASGEPMAIETTHLSAKRFPALRRSLVKYTSLYTALAEVYDVHLAEAEETIETSLATPREAGLLGTDVGLPMLMLSRHSLDAQGEPVEWVRSVYRGDRYKFVARLQRPQAE from the coding sequence ATGACGACGGACGGGGGCGGCACCGAAGCCGAGGGCGGGGCAGTGGCCCGCACCGCGCGCGTGCCCAAGTACTACCGGCTCAAGCGCCACTTGCTCGACATGACCGAAACGCTTCCGCCCGGCACGCCCGTGCCGCCGGAACGCACGCTCGCGGCCGAGTTCGACACCTCGCGCACCACGGTGCGCCAGGCGCTTCAGGAACTGGTCGTCGAGGGCCGCCTGGAGCGCATCCAGGGCAAGGGCACCTTCGTGGCCAAGCCCAAGGTCTCGCAGGCCCTCCAGCTCACCTCGTACACCGAGGACATGCGGGCCCAGGGCCTTGAGCCCACCTCGCAGCTGCTGGACATCGGCTATGTCACGGCCGATGACACGCTGGCCGGACTGCTGGACATCTCGACCGGCGGTCGGGTGCTGCGGATCGAGCGGCTGAGGCTCGCGAGCGGCGAGCCGATGGCGATCGAGACGACACACCTTTCGGCCAAGCGCTTCCCGGCGCTGCGCCGCAGCCTGGTGAAGTACACCTCGCTCTACACCGCGCTGGCGGAGGTGTACGACGTCCATCTGGCCGAGGCCGAGGAGACGATCGAGACCTCGCTCGCCACCCCGCGCGAGGCCGGGCTTCTCGGCACGGACGTGGGCCTGCCGATGCTGATGCTCTCGCGCCACTCGCTGGACGCGCAGGGCGAGCCGGTGGAGTGGGTGCGTTCGGTGTACCGCGGGGACCGGTACAAGTTCGTCGCGCGGCTTCAGCGCCCGCAGGCCGAGTAG
- a CDS encoding PAS domain-containing sensor histidine kinase, which translates to MNDLVRQHTALSESDLEWLHLLVSEWQLLSDLSFADLVLWVPTRDGTRYVSVAQMRPNTGPTSYQDDMVGHLVPRGRRPLLDAALDEGRIVREGDPEWREEVPVRVESIPVRRDGRVLGVIARNTNLLTVRTPSRLELTYLQSASDLAQMIAAGSFPFPGQQVDMDASPRVGDGLIRLDADGVVQYASPNGLSAYHRLGLASDLVGHHLGQTTAELAPSRGPVDEALVKLASGYAPRETEVEGNDGVIQLRTIPLKPKGAHIGSLVLLRDVTELRRRERELITKDATIREIHHRVKNNLQTVAALLRLQARRMDSVRGREALNEAVRRVGSIAIVHETLSQNLDERVQFDEIADRVIAMVAEISPGKVDCRRTGRFGILDAEVATPLSMVLTEVLQNALEHAFAQGEHGSVEVAAVRSDQRTDGRLLITVQDDGCGLPEGFDAQRAGNLGLQIVRTLVEGELGGGFDMVQVPEPGRGTRVVLDIPVQGDK; encoded by the coding sequence ATGAACGACCTCGTACGCCAGCACACAGCCCTGAGTGAATCCGACCTCGAGTGGCTCCATCTGCTGGTCTCGGAGTGGCAGCTGCTCTCCGACCTCTCCTTCGCCGACCTCGTTCTGTGGGTCCCCACCCGCGACGGCACCCGCTATGTCTCCGTGGCCCAGATGCGGCCGAACACCGGCCCCACCTCCTATCAGGACGACATGGTCGGACATCTCGTTCCCCGCGGCCGGCGCCCATTGCTCGACGCCGCGCTCGACGAGGGGCGGATCGTGCGCGAGGGCGACCCGGAGTGGCGCGAGGAGGTGCCGGTACGGGTCGAGTCCATCCCCGTACGCCGTGACGGCCGCGTGCTCGGAGTCATCGCACGCAATACGAATCTGCTGACCGTACGGACCCCGTCCCGGCTGGAGCTCACCTACCTCCAGTCCGCATCCGACCTTGCCCAGATGATCGCAGCGGGCTCCTTCCCCTTCCCCGGCCAGCAGGTCGACATGGACGCGTCCCCGCGTGTCGGCGACGGGCTGATCAGGCTCGACGCCGACGGCGTCGTCCAGTACGCGAGCCCCAACGGCCTCTCCGCGTACCACCGCCTCGGCCTCGCCTCCGACCTCGTCGGACACCACCTCGGCCAGACCACGGCCGAACTCGCCCCCTCCCGCGGTCCGGTCGACGAGGCCCTGGTCAAACTCGCCAGCGGCTACGCGCCCCGCGAGACCGAGGTCGAGGGCAACGACGGCGTCATCCAGCTGCGCACCATCCCGCTCAAGCCCAAAGGCGCCCATATCGGCTCCCTCGTCCTGCTGCGCGATGTCACCGAACTGCGCCGCCGCGAGCGCGAGTTGATCACCAAGGACGCCACCATCCGGGAAATCCACCACCGGGTGAAGAACAACCTCCAGACGGTGGCCGCGCTGCTGCGGCTCCAGGCCCGGCGGATGGATTCCGTACGCGGCCGTGAGGCGCTCAACGAGGCGGTGCGACGTGTCGGTTCGATTGCGATCGTGCACGAGACGCTCTCCCAGAATCTGGATGAGCGCGTCCAGTTCGACGAGATCGCCGACCGGGTCATCGCGATGGTCGCCGAGATCTCCCCGGGCAAGGTCGACTGCCGTCGTACGGGCCGTTTCGGCATTCTCGACGCCGAGGTCGCGACCCCGCTGTCGATGGTCCTGACCGAAGTGCTCCAAAACGCCCTGGAACACGCCTTCGCGCAGGGGGAACACGGCTCGGTCGAGGTCGCGGCGGTACGCAGTGACCAGCGCACCGACGGCCGGCTGCTGATCACCGTGCAGGACGACGGCTGCGGACTGCCCGAGGGCTTCGACGCGCAGCGGGCCGGGAATCTGGGCCTTCAGATCGTACGGACCCTCGTGGAAGGGGAGTTGGGCGGCGGCTTCGACATGGTGCAGGTGCCGGAGCCGGGGCGGGGCACGAGGGTGGTGCTCGACATCCCCGTCCAGGGCGACAAATAA
- a CDS encoding carbohydrate ABC transporter permease → MTSTAAAPAATRRPRKSRLGWNLLGLLVFVTAGFPVYWMLNTAFKPAKDAIDPDPHFFPNVFTTDNFRRALDIADFWGPVGRSLTVSLVVVVIGIAVGMLAALAISRFAFRGRKIVIVGILAVQMIPLVAMIIPVFLLLNDLGQYDRLTGLIITYLTFILPFTVWTLRGFIVNIPKELEEAAMVDGCTRTGAFVRVVFPLLAPGMVATSVYGFIQAWNEYLYALMLMSQQNQTATVWLGNFTTKNGTEYAPMMAGATMMAIPIVILFLLVQRKMAAGLTAGAVKG, encoded by the coding sequence GTGACTTCGACCGCCGCGGCTCCCGCCGCCACCCGCCGTCCCAGGAAGAGCCGGCTCGGCTGGAACCTGCTCGGCCTCCTCGTCTTCGTCACCGCGGGCTTCCCGGTCTACTGGATGCTGAACACGGCGTTCAAGCCCGCCAAGGACGCCATCGACCCCGACCCGCACTTCTTCCCCAACGTGTTCACGACGGACAACTTCCGCCGTGCCCTGGACATCGCCGACTTCTGGGGGCCGGTCGGGCGCAGCCTGACCGTCTCGCTCGTCGTGGTCGTCATCGGCATCGCGGTCGGCATGCTCGCCGCGCTCGCGATATCCCGCTTCGCCTTCCGCGGCCGCAAGATCGTGATCGTCGGCATCCTCGCGGTCCAGATGATCCCGCTCGTCGCCATGATCATCCCGGTCTTCCTCCTGCTGAACGACCTCGGCCAGTACGACAGGCTCACGGGCCTGATCATCACCTACCTGACCTTCATCCTGCCCTTCACCGTCTGGACGCTGCGCGGATTCATCGTCAACATCCCCAAGGAGCTGGAGGAGGCGGCGATGGTCGACGGCTGCACCCGGACCGGCGCCTTCGTCCGCGTGGTCTTCCCGCTGCTCGCCCCGGGCATGGTCGCCACCTCGGTCTACGGCTTCATCCAGGCGTGGAACGAGTACCTGTACGCATTGATGCTGATGAGCCAGCAGAACCAGACCGCCACCGTGTGGCTGGGCAACTTCACCACCAAGAACGGCACCGAGTACGCCCCGATGATGGCGGGCGCCACGATGATGGCCATCCCCATCGTGATCCTCTTCCTCCTCGTCCAGCGCAAGATGGCCGCGGGTCTGACGGCCGGCGCAGTGAAGGGATGA